One Osmerus eperlanus chromosome 13, fOsmEpe2.1, whole genome shotgun sequence genomic region harbors:
- the LOC134032811 gene encoding protocadherin beta-16-like, with protein sequence MMSKRTLTRQVLLFISILSLGSVHSQVSYSIPEEMVKGSLVGNVAQDIGLDIKRLKSGKARIYTGDSGEYIELNKERGVLLIKERIDREALCGQTTPCAIHFQIILENPMELFRVTVEITDINDNAPVFKKNEKMFEISESAVTGATFMLERAMDPDVGVNGLQSYALKPTDKFQLKLKNQPDGSKKVEMVLQKSLDREKQETISLLLTAVDGGEPQLSGTLQILITVLDANDNAPVFTQEIYKATVVENSPKGAVLAKVSASDADKGLNSVVSYSLSGGTEDQSDAFEIDSKTGELRLTGQIDYEKAKHYQMFIEAMDEGGLSDSSKIIIDVIDVNDNSPFINVMTKSGSIAENAMPSTVIAMISINDPDSDSNGHLSCDINENIPFTIKTTSNGFYSVVTESELDRERASEYNISVTCSDEGVPSLSSSVTLTLQISDVNDNAPVFERSSYEAYIIENNTPGLSIFTVKARDDDWNQNARVSYILEDSSVNGVPVSSYVSISADSGVVHAVRSFDFEQIKDFQFRVKAQDGGSPPLSSNVTVKIMIQDQNDNAPQVLYPVQTGGSLVAEMVPRSADVGYLVTKVVAVDVDSGQNSWLSYKLQKAADRALFEVGLQNGEIRTVRQVTDKDAVKQRLTVVVEDNGQPSRSATVNVNVAVADSFPEVLSEFTDFTHDKEYNDNLTFYLVLALAVVSFLFITCLVVIISVKIYRWRQSRILYHSNLPVIPYYPPRYADTLGTGTLQHVYNYEVCRTTDSRKSDCKFARPGSQNVLTMDPNLTGTMQRIQSEMSILDEQDSQLEVSQFNSDFSHLYDHSKQLNQSSHTGK encoded by the coding sequence ATGATGTCGAAGAGAACACTGACACGGCAAGTACTGTTGTTCATCTCGATCCTCTCTCTCGGTTCAGTGCACTCGCAGGTCAGTTATTCTATTCCTGAAGAAATGGTGAAAGGTTCTTTAGTCGGTAACGTAGCGCAAGATATAGGTTTAGATATAAAGAGACTGAAATCAGGTAAAGCTCGTATTTATACTGGAGACAGCGGAGAATACATCGAGCTGAATAAAGAAAGGGGAGTCCTCCTCATCAAAGAGAGAATAGACCGTGAAGCGCTCTGCGGACAGACGACGCCTTGTGCAATACATTTTCAGATAATTCTAGAGAATCCAATGGAGCTATTCCGTGTAACTGTGGAAATCACAGATATAAATGATAACGCTCCTGTTTTTAAAAAGAATGAGAAAATGTTTGAAATAAGTGAATCTGCTGTAACTGGGGCCACGTTCATGCTAGAGAGAGCAATGGACCCAGACGTTGGTGTTAACGGCTTACAGAGCTACGCCCTAAAACCTACTGATAAGTTTCAGTTGAAATTAAAAAATCAACCAGATGGAAGTAAAAAGGTAGAAATGGTTTTACAGAAATCCTTAGATCGCGAGAAACAGGAGACAATATCGTTGTTGTTAACAGCAGTAGACGGTGGTGAGCCTCAACTGTCTGGGACATTGCAGATACTTATTACTGTCTTAGACGCAAATGATAATGCACCCGTTTTTACTCAGGAGATTTACAAAGCGACCGTTGTTGAAAACTCTCCTAAGGGTGCAGTGCTGGCAAAAGTCAGTGCATCAGATGCGGATAAAGGTTTGAATAGTGTTGTTAGCTACTCATTGTCTGGGGGTACTGAAGATCAGTCTGATGCGTTTGAGATAGACAGCAAGACAGGTGAACTGAGATTAACCGGCCAAATAGATTACGAAAAGGCCAAACACTATCAAATGTTTATCGAAGCTATGGATGAAGGAGGATTATCAGACTCCAGTAAAATAATCATTGACGTTATTGATGTCAATGACAACAGCCCCTTTATAAATGTGATGACAAAGTCGGGTTCAATAGCCGAAAATGCAATGCCGAGTACAGTGATAGCTATGATAAGCATTAACGACCCGGACTCTGATAGTAATGGCCATCTGAGCTGTGATATAAACGAAAATATTCCGTTCACGATTAAAACTACATCTAATGGTTTCTATAGCGTAGTAACAGAAAGTGAATTGGACCGAGAGAGAGCGTCTGAGTATAACATCAGTGTCACGTGTTCTGATGAGGGCGTGCCCTCGCTCTCCAGCAGCGTCACTCTCACCTTACAGATATCAGATGTGAATGACAACGCGCCTGTCTTTGAGAGGAGCTCATATGAGGCCTACATTATAGAAAACAACACACCGGGCCTCTCTATATTCACAGTGAAAGCCAGAGATGATGACTGGAACCAGAATGCTCGTGTTTCTTACATACTGGAGGACTCCTCGGTTAACGGAGTGCCCGTCTCCTCATATGTGTCCATTAGTGCTGACAGTGGAGTCGTCCATGCAGTGCGTTCTTTTGACTTCGAGCAAATCAAGGATTTCCAGTTCCGCGTCAAAGCGCAGGATGGAGGCTCCCCTCCACTCAGTAGCAATGTGACTGTGAAAATAATGATCCAGGACCAGAACGACAACGCACCTCAGGTTCTGTACCCAGTCCAGACTGGCGGCTCTCTGGTGGCTGAAATGGTGCCTCGTTCAGCAGATGTGGGCTATCTGGTCACTAAAGTGGTGGCTGTTGATGTGGACTCTGGACAGAATTCCTGGCTGTCCTATAAACTGCAGAAAGCCGCAGACAGGGCGCTGTTTGAAGTGGGCTTACAGAATGGGGAAATAAGAACTGTTCGCCAAGTGACTGATAAAGATGCAGTGAAACAAAGGCTCACTGTTGTAGTGGAGGACAACGGGCAGCCCTCTCGTTCAGCTACAGTCAATGTTAACGTGGCGGTGGCGGACAGCTTCCCTGAAGTGCTCTCGGAGTTCACTGACTTTACGCACGACAAGGAGTACAATGACAACCTTACTTTTTACTTAGTCTTGGCTTTGGCTGTAGTTTCATTTCTGTTCATCACGTGTTTAGTGGTTATTATATCAGTGAAAATATACAGATGGAGACAGTCTCGTATCCTCTATCATTCTAATCTCCCGGTGATTCCGTATTATCCACCGCGTTACGCAGACACTTTGGGGACGGGAACTTTACAGCACGTGTACAATTACGAGGTGTGCAGGACGACTGACTCCAGAAAGAGTGACTGTAAGTTCGCCAGACCGGGTAGTCAGAACGTCCTGACAATGGACCCCAATTTGACAGGAACCATGCAGCGGATACAGAGTGAAATGAGTATCTTAGACGAACAGGACTCGCAACTGGAGGTTAGTCAATTTAATTCAGATTTTTCCCATTTGTATGATCACTCAAAACAACTTAATCAGAGTTCGCACACTGGTAAATAG